The following nucleotide sequence is from Acyrthosiphon pisum isolate AL4f chromosome A2, pea_aphid_22Mar2018_4r6ur, whole genome shotgun sequence.
ccggtgtaggtttttttagtACTagcaataagtttttttaacatgttagaatatttaaaagtaaaattaataatgataaatacgtGTAGGAAGCCTCACAGCTGAAACGcctaatatgattaaatatattatagaagatCTCAGGACCTCTTTCTGGAAGAGTTCTGCGTGACAAAatagttgattataatattatatatgagctttttaagttttaatgagCACGGTATATTAGAGCAAACATTTGCGAGGAATCCCCTTGACACTccactaataaaatatcttaaaccAGGGCAAAAATACgtaattaatatgaattcaCAATTGGCACAAGAATACGACTTCAACAAATTTGGCttgaaaatagttaaaatagtaacaagttttaaaactaaatataatatacaatggcttaaaaaaagaattaaagaattaaactttatttcaatttatatttcccTTTGTAccaatataaagaaaaataaagggAATTTTTCaagagtaggtacttacttattgatataaatgaaaaaatacagtATTTTACAGTAACATGCGCAATAAAATCTTAGTATCTCTGCAAGTTGGTATttgtatattagttattattattgctcatTATTTTAGTGTCTAGACAGACTTTTTAATGACGTTTTGGTGGATTCGTTTAAATTAGATTGTTGGAATTCAtttgtaacatattaaatagtaaaaaaaaattgaaatcttaTTACTCTCGTTGACCTTTTGTTTTTCGTCCTTGAAATGTGAAGTTAggaaatttcacatttttttgtacctaataaaatatcaaaaataatcacATTTATACATGTATGCATATATATCTAGCAATATCCacgaatattttacaatagagAACCTTGGTATCAGTGTATCACTAAAATATCCCCAGTTATGGCCACACGACCTCTTATCCAATATTTACTATGgctaaaaataattctatatagaTGCCCGATCATAATatgacttttatagttttatcagTTTAATAGAGGTTAATGATTTTTCCAATTTAAATATTCCGGAATCGTATGCATTATATGTAACGTAATCACTTAGCATTCATAAACACGTACTTGAACAGGCTGGTTGTCTTCCAATATTAGGACAAATGACAATACTTATTATGTCCTATGtacataaaaaactataatatgtccTCCCTACAGATTCTGTtgcattacaaatatttacaattctaattcttttaacaattaacatatatgagttcaaacataaataataggtactcaaCTCAAGTCTCAAGTGTCTTAGTACGAGAAATGTATACTACATTTGctgatattatacaaaaagtgattttcttttcaaatatataaacactttCACTGTATATCAATATACGTTTTTACTCCCTAATCCAAAGCAATACCATCAAATCAATCAAGAAAAACaccacaaattaaaattaacatgaaCTCTTATATCGTTGTTCACCTGACTACACTAGTACACACTACACGTGGATACTGATACCACACCACACGGGTGGACCTAAAAACTACACTTCATTGGTGTATGATAATAAAGTGAAAAATGTCTTGCATTATGATAAGGATATCATATCACATCATTTTCCACACCGCCAAAATTCACGGTGTCGTTTTTCTGCACTCgtgtagataaaaatataactgcACCATGTggaatttttattatctatgacaCTGCAagtgatactaattattatcatacaacgAGTGTACACCAGTGTGCATTAGTGCAGTCAGATGGAAAACGACATTAGAAACCACCACTAATAGCATCacaatacctaatttaaacacaaataagCATGAACTTATATACGCCCAAGACGTATAAAACATCAGCAACATACAAATAACATTAGTCATAAGTCATCATAACTCCAATATTAAAGACCTAACAATCATCTTACATCCTTTATAAATTACCTCAAagctataataaacataattcacACTGTTCACGATAgtcataaataaattgatagcacatattatattgacaaataatatcataaatcaaCTAATTATACCAATTTTACCTAAAGCCATCCTTGCCGGTACTTAACCTAACTACAAGTGGTTCAAAATAAATGGACCTAGGCTCTAGAGACCATCTACCAAaccaaaactaataataaacaataacaaggTGCTGTTAATGGATAGTTTTTCTCataatgtgaaataaaatatctatttaatgtaaacatataccatataccagtttttaatattatttttaatttattaaaaataaaatgcctgcttattaataaaaaaataaaataatataatctgttttACTCACTTCGCAATCAATCACTGTGATATGCGCCTCGCACAATTTAGACCATCTTATACGAACTATGTAAATATGCAGGGCCGATCAATTTTAATTGCACAACCGGCATCAATGGAACATTTTACTTACATAAATCGAATCGGAATCTCTGATTAGGGGAggaaagttaaatattttaaatatatgtgcaCTTTTGCCCTTTTCTACATTTGGCCAACCATTGGACTCGATTAAATTAAGTCCGATCGTAACTTCTTTGTTTTGGACATTTGTCATTGCGTTTATTTATGAGAAAAATCATTAacgcattttataaaaaatgtatgtataccaTTAATTTTGATGAAgcataaatataactaaaatcatacataaatacatctgatgacatattaaaacaatgaaaagcatatactcatatacataatactgttgttataaaattatggtaccTAACACAACTTACCATAATGCGTATAGGTATTtagtatgaaaattataattcattagcTAGAAGAgtttatgaaatatgtatatcaGAATATCTTACCAATCATGCGTAGTgcgttttacattatatatattatatatgactgTATAGCTATTAGCTACTACCTACATGTTATATCGACGTATCGTACACGTATTATATAGCTAagtattcctatatattatatattaccttatATACTACTATAGGCACATGACCATCAACCTACGTCCTTACATATCATAACAAACAGATAACATGGAATTGTTACTTTTATTACGGTTTACCACGAACGTGttataactaaaatactaaaaatgcgACCATCTTTACGGATTAAGTGATTATATACACCAGTTTTGATGACACAATGTCTTACAACCTTGCTTGGAAAATATGTTAAccgggaaaaaaatatttcatcaaaacATTCTTCATTGTAACCGTGTGCTTTTTCACCATAAAACTGATTGAAACTGCTTATTAGTacggtattaatataatattgaaatataatactgaaaattactaacaacaatttattaattattatagtgttacaatgtataaaatatgtccaCTGTCATCAGACAACTGATAATTCCTACCtgcactatattttatttttaataataggatTGATTGAAATGTGTTACGTCATGTTCCCTAAGTACAAGctaacaataaaatcaaaaatatattaatatatacaggtaatttcatattatgacGTACTGTACGAGAATTTCCAGAAATAatcttgatattataatattttagttagatttttttttaaattgaccCAATACCCACACTTGTATATTTCTGCAGTAGGTACGCAAAATATATAGGCGTAATACATTGAACCGTGATCTAAAACGAAtcgtttaacattttaatatggtGTAAAATGGTCAATGAAAAAGATTATCTTTAGCACaatatgcaaattattgcaAACGGCCTTCCATTAAAATTCAGTATTTCCGGAATAACTATATTACGCCTTTGGAATAGAAGATTTTATTACACACgtgcatattttgttttaatttcaagAGGACTTAAAACTTTGTTCATACTGAACTCTGAACTTTTCTGTTTCAACtttagaatacatattattaagttttcagATGTATGATTTacgaaaattcaaattaaaactttgttgaacatttattattctaaattataagATACCAAATATACGTTTTAGCCGGTCATcactattataatgtgtataattatacttactctacctttataatatattataaatataaataataatactcaatacagacatattatacctactcatcGTGcttaatatttgactaataaataataatagacaaaatcataaaaatatgttccataatattattatattataataatttgtgttgatttcctttcgtaaaaattttgatcgatattatattcaatattttgctGATACTTTttctgtataaattaatatttttaattaattcaaattattagctctattaaaatctttatacctattatatatttgttgggTCGATTATAGAGGTTGTCGTTGAAATACCATGGTATTTGTAACCTTCATACAGAAAACAAGAAGAGccagattttttttgatttttttttatttctattatttatttatttattttattttagccaaatcaattacaattaaataattgcaataaattacattaataatagttgATACTTATACAAACTGAGCTATAAGCTCGCATCTGGTATACGGAAGTTTTTATTGAATGAATAGGTACAACACAAATCTTCAAGTTTTGCTGCATATCTGCTGAAAATTTATCACACACCataaatgattaatgattacgTACCGACTACCGATATTGAATATACTAGGTTTACATCCatgtttactgttttatttatttattttttttttgttttactcttCAAGAAGAACtgatataactataactattgtGCAATGAATGTTGTATTCGAGTACACAAAGTGAACGACcagattgtgaaaaaaattacacgatgTTAAATTGGAGTGACCACTTTATGAAAACAGAAAAAGtgacaattttttgaaataccagtcaaaataataagtaggtaggtaattctTGTCAAATAGTAGGTGATTTGCAGCAGTTCAACctagaaaatttgtttttacgtTGAAAACCAACcaacatattatgaatatttcgGGATAAATGAAACTGAGAACATAAACTGCATGATTGCATGTATAATACGACGGGCTGTATCAGGAATACTATGTCCACtagattttgaaaacattttagtctgatattaattataaaaataataataaaatacctatataattatattgtattagtaaattaaatattcagacTCTATAATCATACTTGATTTTCCTGATTTATTGGTAGGTAATTTAGTtatgtttcaatattattcagTTCCTCGGTATCAGGCCCGTCACTAGGTGACAAGCAAGTCATGCGTTGCTTTAGGGTGACATACAGTTTTAAAGAGTTTTAAGgtggcaaaattaaataaatatcgacACAGCCAAAActgaataattaattgttagaaTAAAAATCATGTATCCAATAATTTTAACtgcgttatttttaatattttacataggtacctataaattataagttgattgatcacaataaaatatgagtTAAAGTAATGAAAGCATATTTACTGAAACCACAGTGTGGCTTATGCCAAAAtgttactaataagtaataactaatctGAGAGTGATGCTATTTCGTTACAAGAATCGTTGAATAAGTTAGTCCATTGGTGTAATACAGTTGGGTTAGAGCTGGCAATCCACAAATGTTAAGTTATGTCTTTTTCCAGACGTCACTCAATTATTCAATATGATTACTCTATTGATAACGTGATATTACAGCGAATAAACCaagttggttttatttttactccaACGTTATCGTTTGCACCTCATATTGACTGGATAATAGGCAAAGCATTGAGATCATTAGGATTTATAAGGCGACATGCAGGGTCGGTCATGTCTGTAAGatgtttgttaatattatatacttctctTGTTAGATCGATTGTAGAGTATGGATGTGTGGTATGGTCTCCAAGGACCAAATGTGACATTGTTCGAATTGAACGTGTTCAGCATCGTTTCTTGAACATGGTTTCTCGATCTATGGGCATTAATCATGAACCCCACGATTATAAGCCCGTCTTAATAGCACTCAATTTATCCACCCTAAGCGAAAGAAGAAATATGAGTGACATTAAACTTTTGAATGGTTTAGTCTCTGGTGTAATTGACTCACCAGACTTGTTATCTAGAATAGGTTTTCGCATTTCAGGTACAACTCGTTCTCGTGACCCCTACTACCTTGCTTCAgtgtcaaaaaattatttggaagaTGATCCTCTAAGGAGAGCTATGTCTTTAGTTAATAGTCAAactagttaaacattttttctaatttaggtTTGttcagttatatttaattttcaggaGCCTACTATGTACTACTatataattctaatttattgatattcaatgTGTTAtgtttagatatatatatatgtataaaatatgttataatgtatattcattaatatgtaatatattgtaaaagctGTAtggcgtttaaaataaaaataaaataaaataaaaaaataaatcactataatatgtCAGGTAAGATTTTATCTGGTTTTTTTCcattagtgatattatattaaataaaaattgtcttcaagtatgacatttttttctaaagacaaagttttctatatttaaggaggtcaaaaaaatatattaattcatggtacagttttttttttataccagtAGTTTtatctatcaatatttttttattcgaaaaagCAAATATGatttgaaaacataaaattacaatattgataatataaaataaaaataatatatgaaaatgtttaaatagtcACATTAACCGTGTGCATTGTAACCACGGTtatctatagaatattataccttaaacattttaaacgattaatgaaatttaaattattttatttgtgacaATTTGTTCATGATCATGAATAACGCTGGTAAATGtgaaaacgaaaacaaattatgaacACTACGTATATCAGttatgcataggcgcaaatagggggggggggttagagGGTATTAGCAccctctaataatttatgtgtatatgtgtcaaaacttctccttacaacaacaaaaaaaacagtttatcatcAGACATGAGGGTATCAGAGTATAATGAATGACACAATGAACTCGACAATTGTCATCTTTTCGAANNNNNNNNNNNNNNNNNNNNNNNNNNNNNNNNNNNNNNNNNNNNNNNNNNCGCATTTCAGGTACAACTCGTTCTCGTGACCCCTACTACCTTGCTTCAgtgtcaaaaaattatttggaagaTGATCCTCTAAGGAGAGCTATGTCTTTAGTTAATAGTCAAactagttaaacattttttctaatttaggtTTGttcagttatatttaattttcaggaGCCTACTATGTACTACTatataattctaatttattgatattcaatgTGTTAtgtttagatatatatatagatgtataaaatatgttataatgtatattcattaatatgtaatatattgtaaaagctGTAtggcgtttaaaataaaaataaataaactaataacattCACACAAATTCTTCTTAAAATTTAACCTATCCGGTTAAATATTTCCAAgatcacaatataaatatttttgaattgttatcTGAGAGTGCTGAAAAAGTGAACATTTTTGGTAATATCAACgatatgcttatattatacgtacgcgTACCATTGTACacgatggaaaaaaaatacctattgtttatttattgtttataataggtataagtatatgtacataaaatattggaACTTTTATACAGGCACTACgtcataacaataaaaaaaaaatcggagaTGAGGCATTGCAAAAGGATAATTGAGCAGTATCgtaaaaaacgttttttttttttcattttatttaaacagaaCTCTAACACAAACAAGTGTGCCCGGTATTGCATGACGAATATTGGGTGTCGTGATTTTATTGTAGAGCATTGTACGTCCATCAGTAAATTACTCAAATAATTACCATACGcagtgatttttatataatataatatcggcaGTATAGATACTCATATTTCAGTCGTACCTACTTGAAAATCGAGTAGGtagctataggtaggtacccttGTCGCGAACacgacataatttatttttacagttactaaacataatattattattcaataggtagcaatacatatattttatacacttgaTGTCCTAAAGTGaacgtaaataatttaatatacttgttaaaaatcggcatatataatattattgtatagtgtctgaaattgtaggtacttatgacggtatacaattattaatgtgtaaaaaattaaaataatacatcggTATCTCTCGGTTTGAATtcgatataaactataataatctataatacaaCGTATTACAAAACTGTGACAAATTACACGAATAATATGcaagattataaattaagtaaaattgtatttatgtccTCTTATACAACGAAAAAATgtgaattgtaaaatgtttcaaacttcattaagtacatttttatcaaatgctTTAAGCTTACTTGTAACGCTATTACGTGGATAATTATTCTGTGTGAACTCGAAGACCCTCTACTAAAAAATAGTGCCAAAACCCACAACCACAATTATTTATGTTGCCAAACACTTCCaagtcataatttaaaattcatcgAACATCGCTTAAACTCCTTTCACTCGTGTATGGAAAAAGTTACTATACAAATCACTCAATTTCTTGCACTACCTAGATATAGATGGTTTATAGGTTTTGAGTTGCGTGTACtgattagaatttaaaatttaaagaccTAACCTAATAATGTTTGTCTTCCAAAATGTTAAACAAACCACTAACGGCCTACACTAACCttcaaatgttattatatttaatttatcagtGAAATCAAATACCATACTCGATACCTACTCGTTGAATAGTAATGATTTGAAGTAAGCGAATTTCGGGTATTTCGTTGtaatacaaaaactattttagtaaaTGAAATGTTCACCAGTCGatcgattttattatattcgaaattatttgataaaatatcaaacagaCATAAAATAGTTGTCAAAGAGcattgattattttttgaatagatatacagttttaaaataattgatttaacatCTTTTTTGACGCAGtgaatgtgttaaataataaaatactatcttACGATTTCACATAATCCACAATTATCCGTCTgctttttattaatgtatttaatttaattattctcaTGCTACtttctttattataaaaatagacaAACGAGTAACTTGTCTTTACTCTTTATATGTACAAATTCAACATTTGGGTACCTAGTAATTTCTATATCCTCTTTAATAGTTGAAAATACTTAAAGATTTGTAagctgtattttatataaatattttcactgTCTAATGTATGGATATGGGATATCGTTACCCACTCGTTATAATTACTAgacaaatcataaattaatatattattattttttttttttttgtaataaattacagcTGTTCTTCCTTATTGGAATAGGTTTATATTTAAACCAAATATTGCTCTCTAATTGATTACATGGATATACCTATGAAATGTACCTTTTGTTTACTAAGAGTGGTAATAGAATATAAGTGGAATTCTCTATCAAAATACTTACTTTAAtggttaattataaatattatatttcagtagCTGGtgcatttctataatattatttaaatgtttttaatgactcaataaaaataacaaaattttttttttatgaaatgatttatgcatattacatttttttttctaagacggtttcattttatttattttttatcttaatggTATTTACGCATAAAAATGTATCGACGTTCCATAACTTTTCTTTAACTATTGCGTactgttgatatattataatggtataatcaaaattaaaattttattcttGGATTAAAAGATccatatcaaacaaaatataagataggtaggtactctatcAAAGTCATTATTTGATttcgaaattattttcaaatgatgatgtacctacatataggtataagtatacaaataaacataataaaataaagacttttaagtaaacaaatgtttataacaatcaattataaaaattaaattcttatctTAATACTATACGAAATATGTTTACCCATTACGATATCCCTAcaagaattttaataaacataatataattacacattCAAATAATTCCAAGTATAAATGCATACTATtactatagtacataatattttaatattatacctagttattataatagattactGAAACTAGCATGAGCGTAATTAGAGTTTAATTATGACAGAGTATCCTGTGAAATCAAAGTGGGAAATTAGCCGTAGAGTCAAAAGTCTCACATCACgtcattaaaaacataattctcAAAAGTCAAATGTTAACgctaaaataattagtatatatttgtataagtactACAGTATCAagcacatttaatattttataaatatattcgattgtataagtacctatttagagctttacaaaaatacaaacaaatacctacttttaaaatatcattatcattaatcGTATTCTTATTTTGTGTTTAGTGTAGCAAAACCAAATTACTGAATCTATTTTATGACATAGACATATATAGTTGACCTTATGTAGTTACGTTTTAATTCATGTCATATATGAGAAAATTATTGTCGTACAACATTTCGCTGGCCGTGCCTACACTATAGTTTCCAACCGTATGAATGTATAAgaattaatgatataatgaaTGTTGGTTCTGTAATATTGATGATTTCTGTAAATTTGATCAACCAATAACCATGTATCCATATAGatcctaaatattaatataacataagatTTATCTGACTCATgacaaattattcatttatttgttttttccaaGGACTTGACTTGATTTAAATGCCCAGTGCAGGGGGAGAGGCAAAAATATCTAATGTGTACTACATATTCCCCTAGCCTCCGCACTATCCCTTAGTTACGCCGATGCTAACTAACgtcataaaaataaagtgataaatattattactcttaGACACGTggtattatataagtagttgTACAACTTACAAAGAAACGTATccataacattttgtaaatgcTCTGAGCAACACAAGGAAAGAACATTTTAGACACGCGACATACATAGCCAATAAACTTTTATACTTCCTgctatacatttgaaatatgtGTATGCACGTACTTTAGAATATGAACAAGTCACGCATTAATAGATAAATCAACGTAATATACAAGACAGTAACTATACAATAGAAATGACTTGAGCTGGAAAGtggaaaaatacatttaagcccattttttttctttttaaataacaattagttTCTAATAAATCATTTGTAAGAAATctcgcataaaatattcattgcaTTTAATCCATAGAAACGATTTTATATACATCTGCTATCCAGGCACTTGAAATGTTTCATTTGATTGATGTGGGATTCCCAATAGTATAGTGGTAAAAAAGTTTCTTACAACACCATGACTTTTTTAAACATCattgagaatttttaaataaatattatgtatattgttttatgattgTTGTTTGAAAACATctaaacatttataacaatgataatttaaaaaaacacagtttttataccaacttttaatttaaatgcagtagtcaataat
It contains:
- the LOC103308276 gene encoding uncharacterized protein LOC103308276, coding for MSFSRRHSIIQYDYSIDNVILQRINQVGFIFTPTLSFAPHIDWIIGKALRSLGFIRRHAGSVMSVRCLLILYTSLVRSIVEYGCVVWSPRTKCDIVRIERVQHRFLNMVSRSMGINHEPHDYKPVLIALNLSTLSERRNMSDIKLLNGLVSGVIDSPDLLSRIGFRISGTTRSRDPYYLASVSKNYLEDDPLRRAMSLVNSQTS